tggaGATGATATACAGTATATCATTTACGACGAAGAATTAAAGATGGGCAGGCTTAAACTGTttgattaattttgttcaaTACAGTTTGGTTAAGCTACATGAGTACACTTGATCACAATTTCTCAAACAAATTAAGATATTCATCTTTATCATCGATTGAGGTTTCCTGGGTACATTAAATCGTAATACGGTTCGAATACGTtataataccccccccccccccccctcgcccGCAAAAACAATTAATCCTCGCACCCCACCCCGGAAAAATCCAGATCCGCGCTTTCATGACGTCATCTCTCAGTGTAAGTATTCTTCTAGCGTTTGCCGCTGGGAGGCGCCATACTGGAGGATCTAGGCCCGATGTTCCGCGCGGACGTTTTCCCGCTCTTCCGCAGTGAGTTTCTGTAAGACTCCGCTTGTTGAACCATATTGTTAGcctaaaatatttcaaaagactTGTGTGTCATACTTGTAACCACTGTttgaaagaaagataactctgaaTATTTAAATGACATTGTGGTAAAAAAGCCCATTGAAGATTAATAAAACGTTCATCTTTGCATGAACTCAAAGATCATTGCTTATACATGTGTAATTGTCTAACGCatttttatgtacataataCTACAGTACGTTACGTTTTTGCGAATGAAATTATTTCACGAATGTCCTGGGTACATTATTTCACGACtgtgaatttaaaatataacaatgtCATATTAGAGATGAAATATGACACGTCAtagttcatttaaacaataacgcgggttatgtaaaaataatttctgcaatgatcgctaccttcataacccgcatgactcatcaaaaaaagcattttattgtttatattaacatctgtCTTTtagctaattaataaattatttatgaaacgtaattaaaattcactaaattactgtttatGTACATacacgttagctaaaagaaacagcgaAATCGTCTCCTGAGAGACTCTGAgcctgacatcatcatgattatttcgtgcagtcagTGATATTTcgtaggtcgctgtaggtttttatcaatcgataaacggggcgtgtcaatttcagaccTGACAATTTCTTCTCAGTTTCAGCGCTGACCAAttgataaacggggcgtgtagatttcagtctggctgtttcataataagctatgaattaactatacgttttcgtaagaaatagagggaataatatttggtagatgtaaatataacctaaaagaaacagccaggatgacaggacagatatcgacacgccctgtttatcgattggtctaaaCTTACAGCGACCTACGaaatatcacggactgcacgaaataatcatgatggtGTCACACTCAAAGTCtcataggagacgatttggcttttttttagctaacgtacATACGTACATTAAGTGTATTTTAGTggattttacttacttttcataatcagaaTGTCAATTAgagagatgttaatataaacaataaaatgctttctttgatgattcattcgggttatgaaggtagcgatcattgcagtcAGAAACTTTTTTAGACAAATTTGGACAACCTGCAAACGCgggttatgttttttttctgcaatgtcgctacgttcatatcccaaatgaaccaccaaagaaagcattttattgtttaaataaaacaacaagAATGAAAATCATAACAATGTATCACCACTTACCCAAGTAAAAAATGCTGCCGCTCCCTTGCTGACATCACGAATTTGCAGATACCTAAAAGGACTCAAGATTTTCTGCGCAGCTGCAACAATGGTAGGATTGGTGTCTTTGGGATCAAATGCCGCAACACGTCGTAGAATGTTCTGTTTTCCAGTTTTAAACAACAAAGCATGACATTTTTTCCAATCctgtttaaacataaataatcaaaattatttgaacGTGCTCGTCAATACAATATCGACAGTTAATTATTCTAGAGAACTGAATTGGATATTGGGTAATGAATCGGTCACCTTGACAACTGTAGCCCCCTCCCCCAGGAGTAGGAAGGTTGCTCCCAGGGTCTGGTGTACCCCGTTGGGAGGCTGGGTGTACTTCTTCATCTCTGTGACGGCGTTCTGGTTCATGTCGATGACCGTGGTCTCTATCTTCTTCATCCGGATGTACCTCTCCAGCAGACGGTTAGCCAGCAGGATCTGTACCGTCAGCGCCATGTTGTAGTTATACTTGTGGGCACGGTTGATCGCCTCCCGTAGGATATCCGGGTCTTTTGATAACGTGGCATTTATCAAATCTGGATAGTTTATCAGTAAGGGTTTTATGAATTGTCATAAAAAactaatattttcattaaaaaaaaatcacgcaATACTctttatatatgataagagaAGCTCTTAAAAAACATACACGTAAAATAGAGCCAGATATATCTAGCCTCATTAATGTTTAAGCTTACTGTCTTTGGCTTTCAGCTGGTTAATGATCCGCCGAGCTTCCTTTAGTAGTTCATCACTCTTTGGAGGCTGTGTTGCTTTGTATTCTCCAAATATGCGCACCAGTTCCTTCAATTTTCTGTTTCGTATCGCTCTGTTTAACTTACGGACAATCGTACGTCGACGTGCTGTAATCAATTGAAAATATGGTtacatgtatgactgttttgaaGAATCCGAATTTACATCATTTATTTGTTTCTATAGGCataatataaaatcataactGACCAGCACGGTATTTATCTTTGGTATCTTTGTCCATGTTCTTTTCGTCAATGTCGGGCTTAACTTCGGCCTCAGATTCCATGGTAAGGCGCTCGTCTTCATCATCGCTGTAATCGTCGTCGTTATCATTGTCCACCTGGTCCTCGGCGATGACATGCGCTGCCACTTTCCCGAACGCGGACACGCTTACGCTGTCGTTCCGCGTGGAGTCCTCTCTGTCGCTTTCCTGGACCGTGAAGATGCTCTCTGAGTCTACGTCCCCGAGGCTTCTCCCGTCTGAGGAACTAAAGACATCGTCACTTTCCTTCTCTTGGTTGTCGTCtgatttggttgaaattgagtCCCTATTCTGCGTGCCTTCTTTAACAACTACACTGGTAACAGTACCTGCGGCAATTTGGTTTTCAGCTGGAATGCTATCGGCTGAATGACGACCTTCATTTTCCTCTTGTGTACTTTTTGGGCGATCATTGCGATTTTCGTCAGTGCTGACATTCTTATATTTTGAACTTTCTTCTTTAAGCTTAGTTGTGGTATGGATAAAAACTACAGTATTAATTTCTGACTCTTCTCGTTTTTCATTGTcgtttgtatttattttgtccTCTTCAGCATCACTGCTTGATTCTTTATCATCTTTCTGAGTATGAGAAGGTGTCTCAACTTCACTATCACCTCTCTTCCTGATTTCACTTTGGCGATCACTTTCTTCGTCGTCTCCTAACACTTTGCTTTGATCTACATCATCGTTTTGTTGCTGCTCTTCATCATTCTCGTCTATCGCTTCCTCTGCTTGTTGCTGCTCCTCAATATTCTCCTCTATCTCTTCCTCTATTTCTGCTTGAGGTTTCAGAGATTCTATCAAGGCGTCGATATCATCAGTATAGGAGTCGATAGAAGGCCGGCGGCAGATAGCAAACCTCGCTACAGTGTCCAACACGTTTGATTTATCCTGAGCCCACACATCCATCACGTACTCACCATCCTCTTTTAAGGTGATGTCGAACGTGTCGGAGTTGACCGCCACGGAGGGTCGCGTACCGTTTTCTCCGTCTCTGCCGTCGCGGCGACTTATACGTGTGAAGACTTTTTCTGTCACGTCTACACGCGGGATTGGGATTGTGATGGTTTCCTCTGATGTCCTAATAGTTGCTGTAATAATGTCGTCCTCCTCCTTTGTATCCTCTGCAAACTTCACGCGCTTAACATCACTGACAATGGAAGTTATCATGTAACTTTGAATCTCATAGACATTGTTACTGTCCTCGTCTATGGCCGCTAGGACATTCATAGAGTAGTCGCCCGGAACGGGAAGTGTTAAGTCAAATACCCAATGGTTGTCCACATGGGTGCTCTCTATCTTACCTCTTGCTTGGGCGTCTTTGTTACTTGAAGACAAGTCACACATTAGGACCAATCCCTCGGAGTGTGTTTCAAACTCAACTCGTGCTTTCCCGCCCCAAGCTTTGACCATTCCGTTTTGATAACTTATGACGTCAATACCAAACTTTTCTGCGTAGGGCTTTGTTCCTACGTTGCCACCAGCAACATTAGGGAAAGGTTCGTTTATCTTTTCGCCTCCATCGAAATAGAGGAGTAAGTTTATGATGTCCTTTGGAATATAATTCTCTATTTTGTTTCCCCCGTCGTCGGCGAATATTTTCAATGCATATTCTCCTTCTTTTGGTAATCGAACTTTCACTATATACTTCTCTTTATCTCTTCGCGACAAAATGTACTTGCTTAATAATGCTTCATTGATTAgcacatttttcaaagaactaGACAGAAAAGGAATATCTTGTACCTCGAATATAAATTCAATTTCTCCGGTTTTCGTGGTGATTCGTCCAcaaaggttttctttatttcttaaacgTATCCCAGCATCCTCTGCGTGAGGTGTTACACCCCACCCTAGGTCGGGGCAATCAGGAAAAGGCAGAATAGAGTCGCTTTTCCCATCGCACTGAATCAAGTAGGTACAAAGAAGTTTGTAGGATTTGGAATGTTGCACATCAAccgaaaaaatatcaaactggAACATTCCAGTGACCGGTAGTCTGATTATGAATTTGACTTGTTCCTCTGTGTGCTCAAAGAAAACAAAGCGTTCGAGAAGTAAATCTACAGGCTTTTCCTCGCCATTTATCACTTCCATTTTCATCTGACTAAGGTTGTAGGCGAACTTGTAGAATCTTCCTTCTGACATTGGTAACGTAAACACAATATTGACCGGATCCCCATCTGTGTAGAGAATACAGTTTTTACAGTTATTTCCAATCTCCATGTCCAGTATGTGGAGCTGTTCTCTAACATAAGCCCTCTCTTGAAATTCCTTCTCTGTAATCGTAGACTTCACCAGCTGCCATGCAGGCTCGTCCGGAAGATGGGTCCACAACAACTGTTCCGGATCGACCAGGAAATAGAAGTCATTGAATGGCACGGGGCCCTCGCCGTCCTCCATCACTCGCTTTAGACGGTTCTTCTTTGTGAGTTCCACTCTGTCTATTGAGTTCCTCTCATCAACACACACGGATGCCCAGAAACAGTCCACAATTCTCCACTCTCCTTCCACATACACGGCGTTCCACTGAGAGGCCATACTCGTTCTATCCACTTCTCCACCAAGCTCGTACATGGCGCTCTTCGTCATCCCGTTGATGATAACACATGGTATGTCCGCTAGTCTATAACAGAAAGGGGAAAATTAATTATCTAACATTCGTTTGATTAATGCATAACAACACTAATAAAATACCAAACGCGTTCtgtaaattattaattaatgttACATCAAATAAAGTTAACTGTTTCGTGTTTAGGTATAAAAATCACATGTGCTTGTTTCATATAGCTAGTACGCTCAATCAGCAAATACAATAACATTCTTAATGTTTGtagtaaattaattaaaatggaCATGGGCATCTTAATTTGCTAAATAGTTCTGTATTAACTTAGCAGAATGGGAGAGAAATATGGAAGAGGAATACTCAACGCACGAGCACATGGTGTAGAAGAGGTGGGCGTGGTCGCCGATCTCGCACTGAATCTTCAGGAAGTATTCCAGCGGGGATCCGTCGGGCGGTAGTACGTCGGTGTCGATGTTCATTATGTCATACGACACTATCCAGCGGAAGATGGCGCGAACTTTGAACAGATCATTGACGACCTGTCCGTCCGGCGTCACAATCATGTACTCCACTACATCCCAGAAATCCTCCACCAGAAGGTCGGCGGGAACCTAGGGTGTGTACAGACACAGATAATCTACATGTAGGTATCATAAGCAGTGGAGATCACATACACAGGTAATGAAGGTATCATAAGCAGTGTGGACCAAACACACAGGTAATGTAGGTATCATAAGCAGTGGTGACCACATACACAGGTAATATAGGTATCATAAGCAGCGTGGACCACACACAGATGATGTAGGTATCATAAGCAGTGTTAACCACTGTGACAGACACAGATAATATAGAAATAATAAGCTGTGTTCCAGCAATAGACATGCAATGCATATTTTTGCAAGCAGTAAACAGACAATATATACAGGTttgtaagatttaaaacattattgtttatggttcaaatatttgttaattttttaacaactaGCGGCATTTCTCTCAATAACCCACCTGCAGCGCAATATCATCGATAAACTTTAGGTCGACGTCCTTAAGGAGTTCTTTTTTTGAAGTAAGAGGCGGATGTGGACTGGGCTTCCCTTTCTTACCCACAGTTCCACGGTGGATTGGCGCGGCTTTCTTTGAATTCTGtgtttaaaataattagatttattttagCAAATTTCAAAAGTGTTTATAATTGTTACAGAAATAGCAAAATATCAAATAGTCCATGTGTTGTTAacgtaaaacaatatatatccagCTACTCATgaacaaaatgtaaatgaacCCTTAACAGTAATTCTTACCTTATCCTGACTTGCTGATGTGTCAACAGATGGCGCTTTAGATGCCCCTGACCCCATTATTGTCCCTCGTCATCACACAGCAACACAGAAGCGGTTCTTGACTGACAATTCCAGTGTTTTCTGTTTCTCTGTTATGTGTGTAAAACTTGACCGTTTGACctacatttaacattttcataatCCCTTATTATTCGATTACTGGGTCGCGAATCAAAAGGATTAGAATTATTAAATAGGTGTCGATTTCAGAGTGTAATCCGCAATGATTTAGCTGCCCTCGTCTAGTCAGTATGTAAAGGTATGTAAGGCAAAACTGTCCCCTTTGTCAGATATTGGATTGTTAACCAGGGtatgtttattgtgttt
This portion of the Magallana gigas chromosome 7, xbMagGiga1.1, whole genome shotgun sequence genome encodes:
- the LOC105338050 gene encoding uncharacterized protein, with the protein product MGSGASKAPSVDTSASQDKNSKKAAPIHRGTVGKKGKPSPHPPLTSKKELLKDVDLKFIDDIALQVPADLLVEDFWDVVEYMIVTPDGQVVNDLFKVRAIFRWIVSYDIMNIDTDVLPPDGSPLEYFLKIQCEIGDHAHLFYTMCSLADIPCVIINGMTKSAMYELGGEVDRTSMASQWNAVYVEGEWRIVDCFWASVCVDERNSIDRVELTKKNRLKRVMEDGEGPVPFNDFYFLVDPEQLLWTHLPDEPAWQLVKSTITEKEFQERAYVREQLHILDMEIGNNCKNCILYTDGDPVNIVFTLPMSEGRFYKFAYNLSQMKMEVINGEEKPVDLLLERFVFFEHTEEQVKFIIRLPVTGMFQFDIFSVDVQHSKSYKLLCTYLIQCDGKSDSILPFPDCPDLGWGVTPHAEDAGIRLRNKENLCGRITTKTGEIEFIFEVQDIPFLSSSLKNVLINEALLSKYILSRRDKEKYIVKVRLPKEGEYALKIFADDGGNKIENYIPKDIINLLLYFDGGEKINEPFPNVAGGNVGTKPYAEKFGIDVISYQNGMVKAWGGKARVEFETHSEGLVLMCDLSSSNKDAQARGKIESTHVDNHWVFDLTLPVPGDYSMNVLAAIDEDSNNVYEIQSYMITSIVSDVKRVKFAEDTKEEDDIITATIRTSEETITIPIPRVDVTEKVFTRISRRDGRDGENGTRPSVAVNSDTFDITLKEDGEYVMDVWAQDKSNVLDTVARFAICRRPSIDSYTDDIDALIESLKPQAEIEEEIEENIEEQQQAEEAIDENDEEQQQNDDVDQSKVLGDDEESDRQSEIRKRGDSEVETPSHTQKDDKESSSDAEEDKINTNDNEKREESEINTVVFIHTTTKLKEESSKYKNVSTDENRNDRPKSTQEENEGRHSADSIPAENQIAAGTVTSVVVKEGTQNRDSISTKSDDNQEKESDDVFSSSDGRSLGDVDSESIFTVQESDREDSTRNDSVSVSAFGKVAAHVIAEDQVDNDNDDDYSDDEDERLTMESEAEVKPDIDEKNMDKDTKDKYRAARRRTIVRKLNRAIRNRKLKELVRIFGEYKATQPPKSDELLKEARRIINQLKAKDNLINATLSKDPDILREAINRAHKYNYNMALTVQILLANRLLERYIRMKKIETTVIDMNQNAVTEMKKYTQPPNGVHQTLGATFLLLGEGATVVKDWKKCHALLFKTGKQNILRRVAAFDPKDTNPTIVAAAQKILSPFRYLQIRDVSKGAAAFFTWANNMVQQAESYRNSLRKSGKTSARNIGPRSSSMAPPSGKR